The sequence gcatcactttgctgagttcttcaaggagcagtcacgtgaggaacgtgagcatgctgagaaactgatggaattccagaatcagCGTGGAGGCCGAATCATCTTGTGGACATCAAGGTTTGGTTCAATAAAAGTGGCCTTCTGTCTGGCTCCCCTTAGACTGAATGTTCCCATATATGATAAAGCCATTATTTCCAATTTACAGCACAGGCTATTCGGCCAAGCTGGActttgctggtgtttatactccacatgagattCCTCACATTTTGCTTTATCTCGCCCTGTCATATCATTCTATTCTCTTCTCCCCATGCACTTGTATTGTTTCCCTTTAAATACATCCAAGCTGTTTGCCTTATCAATATAACTCAAGCAGTTGTGCTAGCTTAATAGCAATTTTTTATTCTAACAAATGGTAAAGTAGACTTTTGATTGCACCTCAATTTCCTTTTAATACTATCTAATGTTTGTTTAATCCATTGTAAGAACTGTTAGAACTttctttccagaaaccagagcaggatgagtggagcaatggtctggaggtgatgcagagaactctgcagatggagaagaatgtgaacaagagtctgctggatctggacaaacactccactgggagcactgaccctcacgTAAGTTCTTAATAATTTAATGTGGGTATTTTGGTAAGTTggagtttgtggaagcttgctgtcctTGGGCCTAATTATAAGATCTCCATGCCTAATAGCTTTGTGTTGGTGTCTCTGTTTCTGTTTGGTGAGCAGTGGGAAGGGACAGGAGCCTGGCCTACTGTGGACAGTAACtagcaaatgtgacccagtgatcccAGGATCTGAGAACTTATTGTATAGTAAATTTAATCTAATACAGAAATTCCATCAAtctcaattgcaccacttgactaTCCTCCAGTTCAAGTGGATTAAAATCAAAATTCTCAAGGGACAGCTGCCATTCCTTGAAATCTGCTGCTGACCATAACTTGTCTCCCTCTTTCagttgtgacttcctggagacccactacttggatgaacaagtgaagatgatcaagaagctgggAGATcaccaccaacctgaagagactgggagcccctgagaatggcatgGGAGTGTACCTTTctgacaagcacaccctggggaAGAGTGATTAAACTGACTGGTTCAAGCTTATTGTATTTGCCTGCAGGACTGGGGTCCTAATTATATAATGATGGCTTATGACTTTGTACAAAGAGCTAAGATGTGAAATGTAGCATAACTGTAAATAAAGTGTTCAAcattggactgggttttgtctccttgtATGTGTGAGTGATTGCTTATCTTTCAATTAAGCAGAATTACACTGCGTTATGGAACAATGTTATGGGATTCAGTCAAATCAAATTTGGTTTCCTCTGACATATCGAAGTATTGAGTTTGATTATTCAGAAATGTGTTGCAAGGCCTAAAATGTTCAAGGAGATGTTAATGGTCTGAACACATCCATGAgatattgactgagggataaagcatggtcagagataggttttagggagtgtcttaaataGGTTTAAAGAGGGAATGGCAGAACTCAGGCTTCAGGGCTGTATAAAAATAGCTGTTCCCTCGAGTGAACATTCTCTCAGCTATTACATAAATGAAAAATCAATGTaacaaaatacaagttgttgtaacatGGGCAGCATTTTCCAATAACCAGAGTTTCATTATTTCAATCTATGAAAGAACATGACCTGGATTTGTATTTTTGTCAATATTAGCCCTGGAATTAGCAGTTTGTATTCAATATTTGTAGCAGATCCTGTTCAGGTATTATTGCAGTTTGTTCAGTAACTCAACTGACCAGTGCTGCTGTAGACTCTGTTAAGCTTTGTATGCAAAGCAGCAATTACTGCACAGACCAGTAATGTTTGAGTGCCAGGAACTACAATTGGGTGAGGAGGGAAACAACAGGTGGTATCAACTTGCTGTCACAGCTTCATTGTTTAGTGTGGATACCTGAGTGTGGTGGTTCTGGGACAGATTCTCTTCTGCCTGCTTCTCATTGTGACTGAATAACTTGCCAACCTGATCAATGCTCACATGAATAAGGTATTGAAAGATTACCTGTGTAACTACACTCCAACAAAATATAATCCTGCTGGAAGGGAGAGTAAATGTATTTCTTCAAATGCACAAAGCAAGAGGCCCAAGATTTTAAATACAAGGCTCTGGAAAAACATTTGCCCATCTTGAGTCCCCAATGCCAAATACCTGAATTCATCAACCCAATGTATCCAGTTGCATTTGCTCCCATTGTGCATTTTATGCCAAATAGCAATCATCCTGTCCAAATCCCAGTGGATCTCCATTTCATTGCTTCACCCCTGTGAATGGATTCAGATATTAATactgaacttcaagccatcgtcaacaccatcACCGAgatgtatgaaaacataggccttaaactaaacatccgtaagttaaagatcctccaccaacctgaccccgccacacagcactctccctggtcatcaaaatcgacGGCACGGCctgggacaacatggaccattttctatttctcgggagcctactgttagcaagggcagacatcgatgatgcggTCCAACACtggctccagtgcaccagcgcatccttcggtcgtctgagaaaaggaatgtttgaagaccaggacttcaaaactGACatcaagcttgtggtctacagggctgtaatgatacccaccctccgaTGTGGCACAGAGACATGGATTTTCTACAGCAAACCAGCTCTAATCCCTGGAGAAGTATcactaagatcctgcaaatccatttggagcaaagacgcaccaacatccgtgttcttgcttaggccaacatccacccgcatcgaagcactgaccacgctcaatcagctccattgggcaggtcacattgtccgcatgcccgacacgaaactcccaaagcaagcgctctactcggagcttcgtcacggcaagtaagctccaggtgggcagaggaaacacttcaaggacaccctcagagccgacttgataaagtgcaacatccccaccggcacctgggagtccctggcccaagaccacccaaagtggaggaacagcatccgggagagcgcggagcacctcgagtctcatcgctgagagcaagcagaaaccaagcgcagacagcagaaggagcgtgtgtcaacccaggctccccagccccgctttccttcaaccactgtccgccctacctgtgacagagactgtaggtcccacattggtctcttcagctacctgagaactcacttttagagtggaagcaagtcatcctcgtttttgactgtggatcattagtccaggcctctggattacttatataagaacatataaaataagagcaggagtagctcatttggcccctcgagtctgctgtgccattcaataagatcatggctgatctgatcatgacctcaactccacttccctgccctctccccataaccctggacttccttatcgttcagaaatctgtcgttctccaccttacatatattcaggttcccgagatatgggaagtggtccacattgtccagggctgcggcgTGGATGTTGATAacatgggggggcagtgctgtgcggtgaggacagcatatcttgggagcctcctatcatcaagagcaggcattgatgatgagatccaacaccgcctccagtgtgccagtgcagccttcggccgcctgaggaaaagagtgtttgaagaccaggccctcagaactgccaccaagctcatagtcaacagggctgtagtaatacccgccctcctgtatggctcagagatatggaccatgtacagtagacacctcaagtcgctggagaaataccaccaacgatgtctccgcaagatcctacaaatcccctgggaggacagatgcaccaacattagcttcctcaaccagggcaacatccccagcattgaagcaccgaccacagttgatcagctccgctgaacaggccacttagtttgcatgccagatacgagactcccaaagcaagtagtctactcgaaactccttaatGGCAAATGAGCAAAGGTGAACAGCAGAAgcgttacacggacaccctcaaagcaacctgataaagtgagacatccccactgacacctgtccaaagatcaccctaagtggaggacgtgcatccgggagggcgctgagcatgcagaaatcaagcgcaggcagcgggaagagcgtgcggcaaacctgtcccacccaccccttccctcaacaactatctgtccgacctgtgacagagtctgtggctctcgtattcgaatgttcagccacccaagaactcatttttagaatggaagcaagtcttcctcgattccgaatgactgactatgatgatgatgatgatgacatatctccacagatctctggggtagagaattctaaagattcacaatcctctgagagaagaaattcttcctcatttctgttttaaatgtgcgtccccttattctgaaactatgcccccgaggtctagattcctccacgaggggaaacatcctctctgcatctaccctctcaagacaCCTCAgattcttatacatttcaataagatcacctttcagtcttctaaactccaatgagtataggcccaacctgcttatccTTTCTCCATctgacaacaccttcatctcaggaatcaacctcatggaccttctctgaactgcctctattgtaagtatgtccctccttaaataaggaaaccaaagctctatgtagtactccagctgtggtctcaccaatgtcctgtacagttgtagcaggacttgcttACTTTTATACTCCGTCTCCTTTGAAATCAAGGCCTATATTCCACTGCTTTCccaagtttcatgtacaaggacccccagatccctctgtactgcagcattttataatccctccctgctttattatttttcctaccTATTTATTCAATAGCATAACCACTATTCTACCATATCCCACATTGGTACCCTATTGTTCTTGGTGCTAGAACCCATCCCACCCCACCTCATGGTTGACTAATCTGCCAACACTCACTGACTAGGCTCCCACATGTATAAGGAATTAGGCAAGGATTAAATGCATTGAATGCATAAAGGAAAACACCCAAGTTAAATATATTCTTCTTATGTAAGCCTTCCCCCTGTTATCCCCACCCATGCCTGTTCCATCAATTTATAACCCAATACCAACAGCTCCACCATAAATGTATCCATTTGTATCTCATCCTGTTGTGCATTTTATACCATAAGCAATCATCCTTTCCAAATCCTACTGGATCTCCATTTGTCCCCTTCTCATccatgaatggattcaaatgttgtTGATTCTGGAGCTgcaataatccagtgtttacaagttaaTTTAGGAACTTACTGAGAAGTGCACTGGGTGCAATTAAATTGTCTCCTTTAGTCTTTCCATGTTAACGTCTTTTTTATTCAAtgcggaatgtgggcatcactggcaaggccagcttttattgcccatcactaattgcccttgagaaggttgtggtgagccgccttcttgaaccactacagtccttgtggcgaaggtactcctacagtgctattagggagagaGTCCAATGATTTTgtaccagcgacaatgaaggaatggcgatatatttccaagtcaggatggtttgtaacttggatgGGAATacggtgttcccttgcgcctgctgcccttgtccttctagttggtagagttcACAGGTTggcaggtgctgctgaagaaaccttggtgattgacagagaattcaaacaggctgcatttagacaggctgtgaaaattcacagacaacaagtcagagatgctacatgagtggtaccatgttgcattaagtcatcaatcaacttgacattttaggacccttgggtagcgagccaattaaaaggttaaaagactattaattgagccaataaggtcaaagaaggcgagttcttttctgtaaattgatccaggtataagtacagccattttgaccatgtggtctcagaaggacaaagacctggcttaaagccagaagcttgttgctgtcttccagaaataaagttacattaaaactacaatcggagttcgtattttattggaaattaagagatctaacagtgattcctgcattgcatcttgtagatggtgcagccatggtatgctggtggtggaggcagtgaatgttgaatgtgccaatcaagtgggctactttgtcatGGATGGTGGCGAGCTTTTTGAGTTTTGTagtagctacactcatccaggcaagtggagagtattccatcacactcctgacttgtgctttgtagatggtggaaaggctttggggagtcaggaggtgagacacttgccataaAATtcacagcctctgacccgctcttgttaccacagtatttatgtgactggtccagttacgtttctggtcaatggtgactcccaggtgttgatggtgGGCGATTCTGTGTTAGTAATGCTCTTGAATGTTAAgggcaggtggttagactctcgcttgttggatgtAGTCATTGCCTGAAacctgtgtggtgcaaatgttacttgacaTTTATCAGCCCCACACTGAATCTCATCCAGGTTGCTGCATTttccatggactgcttcattttctgaggagttgcgaatggaactgaacactttgcaatcatcaacaaacatccccacttctgaccttatgaaggagggatggtcattgatgaagcagttgcagatgggtgggcctaggacactgccctgaggaactcctgcagtgatgtcctgtggctgagataattgacaaccatcttccttggtgttaggtatgactccagccagtggagagttttcgccctgattcccattgacttcaattttaccagggctccttgatgccacacacggtcaaatgctgccttgatgtcaaggaccgtCACTCTCACATCACATagaattctgctcttttgtccatatttgaacCAAGGTTGCAATGAGTACTGCAGATGAGTGGTTCTGggcgaacccaaactgagcattagtgtacagaatattggtgagtaagtgctgcttaatagcactgtcaattacaccttccatcactgtgctgatgggtgagagtagactgatggggcagtaactggctggattagatttgtcctggctTTTGTGggcaagacatacctgggcagttttacacattgtCGGGTTGatgtcagtgttgcagctgtacttggaacagcttggctagaggcacggttagttcttgctgtatctagtgcgctcagccgtttcttgatatcgcatgaagtgaattgaattgtctgaagattggcttctgtgatggtggggactacagcaggaggctgagatggatcatccatgaggcaattctggctgaagatggttgcaaacacttcacccttgtcttttgcactgatgacctgggctcctccatcattgaggacagtgatattcatggagcctcctcctcccgttagttatttaatggtccgtcatcattcacgactggatgtggcaggactgcagagttttgattgtg is a genomic window of Pristiophorus japonicus isolate sPriJap1 chromosome 4, sPriJap1.hap1, whole genome shotgun sequence containing:
- the LOC139262173 gene encoding ferritin heavy chain, oocyte isoform-like translates to MASQVCQNYHQGCEAAVNKQINMELYSSYSFYFDRDDVALHHFAEFFKEQSREEREHAEKLMEFQNQRGGRIILWTSRFGSIKKPEQDEWSNGLEVMQRTLQMEKNVNKSLLDLDKHSTGSTDPHLCDFLETHYLDEQVKMIKKLGDHHQPEETGSP